The Chrysemys picta bellii isolate R12L10 chromosome 5, ASM1138683v2, whole genome shotgun sequence DNA segment atgttcatggggatggtgggacagaaagagagtcccctgagataggacagactcttctgctgggctaagtgtttggttggaaagattgataatgttgttagatgagttgagggtaccactgttgtagccccctgtggcaggtaggagtttagatcgcttactgtcctttttcctctgtaaataaggaagttttatttactccttctcataacacaagaactaggggccaccaaatgaaattaataggcagcaggtttaaaacaaacaaaaggaagtattttttcacacaacatacagtcaacctgtggaactctttgccagaggatgttgtggaggccaagactagaacagggttcaacaaataactagataaattcatggaggataggtccatcaatggctattagccaggctgggcagggatggtgtccctagcctctgtttgccagaagctgggaatgggcgacaggggatggatcacttgatggttacctgttctgttcattccctgtggggcacctggcattggccactgttggaagacaggatactgggctagatggacctttggtctgatccagtatggccgttcttatgttctttatctgcacaCCTGAGCTCTGGCTCATTAGTTTCACCTGATGTAGCTCTAAATTTCACAGATTTCTTTCGGAATCTCAGAGATATTAGTTAGCTCTTTTGCCCACTACCGCAGTCATTCCAAACCAGCAATTAATTTGTGAACAGTGTGGTGGGTGAATTCTTATTGTCAACTATGATTTTTTTGCCATGAATACCTACACGCACATGAGTAGTGCTCAAAAGCACAAGCTGCAGCAGGCCTGTGAAAAAAGAAGATCAGAGACGTATGAGTGGTTTCTTGAAACATGCAAAGTTCGACTGTGTTCCTGATGAACAGTCTAAGGACGGGTCTACCACTTGCACTTATGAACCTTCCTTAGTTAGTGAAGATGTTGATTTGGGTTTGTCAGACTTGTTGGGTGCTGGAGTCTCTGACTGCAGCACAGAGCTTGTCACTGAATTGGTGGGTCCTGGAGTATCTGAGTCCAGGATAGAAAATAGCCCATTGCTTGCTAGTGCAGCTGTTATGGATGAGGCTACTAAAAGTGGTTCAGTTACTGAAAGTATGGGGTTTTGGCTTTGACAAGCAAATCCAGCTACTTGGCCACAAGTGACAGATTCTTGTAGATGTTTTTTGATAGAAAATGATTCCACTGTTAATTTAGAGCAAGACATTTCACCTAGCAAATGCAAGAAATATTAAAATCGTGGTTCTTTGTCAAAACTCGTAATGGGAAGTTACACCAGTGATCTTGCTTGATGTACACTTCGAATCTTGCCTCCTTATTCTGTTTTGCTTGTTTGATCTTCCAACCAAATTCCTCGCCTTCCTTTGAAAACCATGAAACTGGATTCACAAACTTTTTCCACTTTAGCATGTGATTATGCCAACACAAATGTTCAAAGGAGCACATAGAGGCAATCTTTTGCTCGGTGGAACTTGCAGAACAATTGGGAAAGGGTTGCACAACTACAAAGGTATGCAAACCTGCTATCAGATGCAGAAAGACACATGGCACAATATTTTGGTATGTCTCCTGGGTATTTTGTTGTACTTATAGGAAAGGTGTTTAGCTTTGAGTGGTTCAGATGAGAAATTAGACAGTCCTAATAATGATAATTTACTTGAATTATTTGCTAGCTATGATAGTATGTTGCAAAATCATGTGAAATCAATTATTATGTTTGATGGCCAGTACCACAAAGGTAATGTACTGATCAAACCAAATTCAAAATCAATGTATTGATAGGATCGCAAGAAAAGTGTGGCACACTATCTTTGACAAGGTTAAGAAAGTCAAATACTTCTTTATTATTTGAAGTTTCAAAAGATGGAATGAAGGCTGTTAAGAGCTTTGTAGATTTCATTGATATCCATACCAAAACAGGGGAGGTATTATGGATGCTATGTTACAGAAGCTGAAAAAAAAGATGTTTTAGCTATGGCTGATTGCAGAAGACAAAGCTATAACAATGGAGCTAACATGGCTGCAGCATACAAAGGTGTTCAAACTCAAATTCAGTAAATAAATAAGCACATATGCGTCATTCCTTTTGCTGCCCAATCACTGAATCTTATTGGAGAAGCTGCTGAAATGGTTGTTTCCCCAGTTCTATTTTTCAGAATTGTTTGAAGACAGTACATCCTGTTTTTTGCTACTACTAGTCATTGGGATGTGTTGGAAAAAACATATTAGCATTACATTAAAATCCCAAAGCACGACAAGATGGTCAGCAAGGGTAGAGGCAATTCATCCACTGCTAAATCAGGCTGAGGGTGTTCTTGATGCTTTAGATTAATTCAAGGCTTCACATAATCTTACACCAGATATTAAGTTGGAAACTGATAGCTTGCAAACAAACCTTTCAGAGTTTTTGTTTCATGTTTTGGCCGAAATGTGGTATACTATCTTATCGACAATTAACATTGTGAGCAAAAATTGCAGATCCAGATCATGACATTCAAATGGCTTGCAGCTTACTTGGTGGCCTACAACATGCTTTATCAGAGTTATGGTCCTCTGGGTTCACTGCATGTAAGGAAGCTGCTGCTTCACAAGCTGAAACGTTAGGAAGATCCACACAGTTCAAAGAGAAATGATCTTGAGGGAGGAAAGTAACAGCAAGTGCACTTGCAAAGGATGAAAGGTCATCAGATCCCAAAAAAGTCTTTGAATGAGAGGTTTGCAACCCCATCTTAGACACAATATTAACACAGTTGGATGGTAGGATGTGCAAGTCTCAGGAATCCGGGTCTACAGCAGAGACATTCTCCGAGCAACTTAAtgagtgcagctggcctgtagtaggctgcctgatAGGCTACACCacctgattggttggaagagtcagcagattAGTGCGtaaacccagcagcagcagcagtttgctggctgctcaaagcattcaccCATAGCTGCATTAGCTCCTGCATctgcttgttcccagccctgcttctgccctgggcccagcaatGCCCCTGCCTTGCTTCACACCAAGTAATCAGGATCTGACCCTCGGTTCCAATTCCTGATTTCTGACTCCGGCTCTGATATTGGATCCTAAACCTGGCTCCTGATTcttgctctaatcactaggccTGATTGCCCATGTCCCCATCTCTGACAGTAAATATGATGGAGTTGGAGaaaggtttgcttttttgatggGTGAGAACCTGTAAAGTCTCAGCAGCAAAAACCTAACGAGACACATCTGACACTTAGCAAGCAGCTAAGGATtgaaactcaggcctggtctacactacgggtttaggtcgactttagcagcgttaaaccgaattaagcctggacacgtccacacaacgaagccctttctttcgacttaaagggtcctttaaaccggtttctttacaccacctctgacgaggggattagcgataaaaccggtctttgcgggtcggaattggggtagtgtggacggaattcgacgttattggcctccgggagctatcccacagtgcttcattgtgaccgctctggacagcactctcaactcagatgcactgaccaggtagacaggaaaagacccgcgaaggtttgaatttcatttcctgtttgcccagcgtggagagcacaggtgaccccgcagagctcatcagcacaggtaaccgtgatggagtcctcccaggatcgcaaaagagctccagcatggaccgaacgggaggtacgagatctgctcgccatatggggagatgaagcagtgatagctgaactccgtagcagtaaaagaaatggaaaagtattagaaaagatctccaaggccatgaaggaccgaggccataacagggacacacagcagtgccgcgtgaaaattaaggagctacggcaagcttaccacaaagccagagaagcaaacggaaggtccggggcagagccgcaaacttgccgctactacatggagctgcatgcgatcctagggggtgcagccaccactaccccaaccgtgtgctatgactctctcactggagaaacacacagggaagacggttcggggaacgaggaagatgacgatggaggtactgtaggtagctcacagcagcaaggaagcggagaaaccggtttccccaacagccaggatatgtttgtgaccctggacctggaaccagtaacccccgaactcacccaagaccctcagggcacacaggagacctctggtgagtgtaactttgtaactatttgtaaacattacaaaaaaaaagcaagcgtgtttaatgattactttgccctggcaatcgcggccagtacatctactggaaaagtctgttaacgtgtatggggatggagcggaaatcctccagggacatctccagaaagctctcctggttgaaatggggtgattttattaaggggacattcagaggcgcccgttcctgctcttctgaccagaaatgttccccgctgttaaccacgcggtggggggggaggggtgaagtgatcatcccagagaatcgtgtgtgtgtgggaggggggggggtttacttgtgtttgtgccgcatgttaaccgggaaaccgcagccccctccttttacattgaaaccccattttaaatggacaacccaattcatccttgatatgggaaatgcgctgctgtttgcaacctttcccgcatgttaagaaggttaaaaaagccaaaacactgtggcctacgatggctgcctgcaagccgaaatatgcgaccttgtaatgaaagagtgtacccattgttctctaaaatgtgtcttttttaaccacctctcccttctcctccgccagctgcaaatgtttctccttcgcagaggctcatgaacattagaaagagaaaacgtaggacgagggacgagatgttcacggagctgcagatgtccgcccaggctgatagagcacagcagaatgcgtggaggcagtcaatgacggagatgagaaaagcccaatatgaacgagaggagaggtggcgggctgaatcgcgggaagaacagagcaagtggcgggctgaagacgataggtggcgtcagcttgcagacagacggcaagaggcaatgctccgtctgctggagcatcaaactgatatgctcgagcgtatggttgagttgcaggaaaggcagcaggagcagagaccgccgctacagcccctgtgtaaccaacagccctcctccccaagttccatagcctcctcacccagacgcccaagaacacggtggggggggcctccgtccacccagtcactccaccccagatgatcgcccaagcatgagaaggctggccttcaataagagttaaagttttaaaatgcagtgtgtccttttccatccctcctcccccacccatcccaggctaccttggcaattatccccctacctctgtaaggaactaataaagaatgcatgaatgttaaaaaaaatgactttattgcctctgcaagcgggaggggagggtggggtggggtggttggtttacagggaagtagagtgaaccgggtcggggggggggtttggagggttcatcaaggagaaacaaacagaagtttcacacagtagcctggccagtcacaaaactcgttttcaaagcttctctgatgcgcaccgcgccctgctgtgctcctctaaccgccctggtgtctggctgcgcgtaatcagcggccaggcgagttgcctcaacctcccaccccgccataaaggtctcccccttactctcacagatattgtggagcgcacagcaagtagcaataacaatggggatattcttttcgctgaggtctgagcgagtcagtaagctgcgccagcacgcttttaaacgtccaaatgcacattccaccaccattcggcacttgctcagcctgtagttgaacaggtcctgactcctgtccaggctgcctgtgtacggcttcatgagccatggcattaaggggtaggctgggtccccaaggatcacgataggcatttcaacatccccaatggtcactttctggtccgggaagaaagtcccttcctccagctttcgaaacagagcagagttcctgaagacgcgagcatcatgtacctttcccggccatcccacgttgatgttggtgaaacgtcccttgtgatccacaagggcttgcagcagcattgaaaagtaccccttgcggtttacgtagtcggtggcttggtgctccggtgacaagatagggatatgggttccgtctatggccccgccacagtttgggaatcccatttcagcaaaaccatccactattgactgcacgttgcccagagtcactacccttgctatcaccaggtctttcattgccctggcaaattggatcacagcagcccccaccgtagatttgcccactccaaattgattcccgactgaccggtagctgtctggcgttgcaagcttccacagggctatcgccactcgcttctcaactgtgagggctgctctcatcttggtatcctggcgtttcagggcaggggacagcaagtcacaaagttccatgaaagtgcccttacgcatgcgaaagtttcgcagacactgggaatcgtcccatacctgcagcacgatgcggtcccaccagtctgtgcttgtttcccgggcccagaatcggcgttccacggcatcaacctgccccagtgacaccatgatttccacattgctggtgcctgtgccttgtgagaggtctatgtccatgtcaatttcctcatcactctcgtcgccgcgctgcaatcgcctcctcgcctggtccgggtttcgccttggcatgtcctggctctgcatatactccaggacaatgcgcgtggtgttcatagtgctcataattgccgcggtgatctgagcgggctccatgatcccagtgctagctatggcgcctggtcagaaaaaaggcgcgaaagtagtatctgatggaccaggagaaggagggagggagggagggagggccgagtgacgacatggcgtacaggtacaggaacagggagaaacacaaacaactgtcacacagaatggtccccccaaagattaaaatgaaaaccctgggcttagcaggccattgatttcacggaggaaggggaagcatatgaatacagaacaaatctattttttacatcttaaggtggcagccgacggtgcagcatgagtgacagccataccaatatgacgacgatgggtaccaatcataatataccatcatctgccaaaaggcaaggggctgctgctgtgtagcaatgcagccccacgtctgccagccccacgtccgccagcacccagcatcgccctcggcctcttctgggtgcttagcagacaatactgggcaattggcagaaaatagtatattacgactggtagccatcatcatcgaaacagtagcatgtctgcccaggtggccatgattgacagccacaccaatacgacgacgatgggtaccagtcataatataccatcacctggcaaggggctggtgcaatacagccctacggctgccagccccatggctatcactcatgctacaccgtctaccgccaaaaggcagttagcagctgctgctgtgtagcaatgcagtcccatgtctgccagcacccagaggacatatggtgacggtgagctcagctgagctgagcgggctccatgcttgccgtggtatgttgtctgcacaggtagcCCAGGTAAAagggcgcgaatctattgtctgcgttgctgtgacgaggggggaggggcctgacgacatgtacccagaaccgcccgcgacactgttttgcatcatccgggcattggaatctcaacccagaattcaaagaaaaggcgcgaaccgcttctcggctctctgagctgtggtgcAAACGTAGTATCtaacggactaggggaaggagggagggcgggctgagtgacgacatggcgtacaggcacagggaattaaaatcaagaacggtggctgtgcatcagggagaaacacaaacaactgtcacacagaatgttccccccaaagattaaactgaaaaccctgggcttagcaggccgttgatttgacggagggagggggaagtaaatgaatacagagcaaatctattttttacatcttaagacgacggtgcagcgtgactgatagccctcggcatctttctgggtgcttggcagcaaatacggggcggcgtatgacgatggtcttcaggcctattgcacaatcggctgctcggggaagactctgctaacgtgcgatgacccgacttgtaataggacggctaatagtcgtaatacaccatttactgccaaaaggcaagccccacggctgccagcacccagatcgccgatgaaggctaccagtctactgcaccgtctaccgccaaaaggcagttagcagctgctgctgctgtgtagcaatgcagtcccatgtctgccggcacccagaggacatatggtgacggtgagctgagctgagcgggctccatgttgtctgcacaggtaacccaggtaacccaggtaaagaggcgcgaatctattgtctgccgttgctgtgacgggggagggaggggcctgacgacatgtacccagaatcgcctgcgacactgttttgcatcatccgggcattgggcatctcaacccagaattcaaaggggcggcggagactgcgggaactgtgggatagctgtgggatagctacccatagtgcaatgctctggaagtcgacgctagccttgtactgtggacgcggtccgccgactagagcacctagagcattttattgtgtggacacacacaatcggctgtatacaaccgatttcaataaaaccggcttctataaattcgaactaatttcgtagtgtagacgtaccctcagagttTTGAGAATGAGGTTGAGCTCTTTGACAGTTTTTGCAAGCTAATCTTTAAGGAGGACTCAGAAACGAAGTCACCCACTGATCTCCTTAGCCACATTCACAAAAGGTCTTTACATGCGAGTTTCCCTAACACAGGAAGACAGCAAAGAATTCACAGTGCTGTTTCTGTAACTGTGGCTGCTAATGAAAGCAGTTTCAGCAAGCTAGAATTAATCATGACCTAAGAACGGCCATGGGGCAAGAAAGGTTAAACAATCTGGCAGTTAGTTCTATACAGAAATAGGAAGTGAGGCAGATAGACTGGGATGAGCTAATTAATGAGATTGCGTCAGAGAAGGCTAGGAAGGCCCCTTTGTGAAAGTACTTTGTGGTGATTGCATTTGTGGTAGTGGTGTTTTCTTGTTGTTGGGTAGCTTATTGCAGCAGGAAGCAGGGTGGATATGTATCTTTGAACTGGGCCTTCAACACCCTTGCCACAGACTGCTCAGAACCTGGAAGTGGGCCTGGGATTACTGAGTCTCAACATTCCTCTGCTGCCAGCAAATATCTGTTAAACTCACTAACAAAGTGTGTCTCATCACTCTCTTGTGGTTGGCCTACATAGACAATAACCTCTTACTGCTACTAACAGTTACGCCTTAGCTCATGAGGCAGAGGTCTGTGTT contains these protein-coding regions:
- the LOC135983727 gene encoding uncharacterized protein LOC135983727, which encodes MESSQDRKRAPAWTEREVRDLLAIWGDEAVIAELRSSKRNGKVLEKISKAMKDRGHNRDTQQCRVKIKELRQAYHKAREANGRSGAEPQTCRYYMELHAILGGAATTTPTVCYDSLTGETHREDGSGNEEDDDGGTVGSSQQQGSGETGFPNSQDMFVTLDLEPVTPELTQDPQGTQETSAANVSPSQRLMNIRKRKRRTRDEMFTELQMSAQADRAQQNAWRQSMTEMRKAQYEREERWRAESREEQSKWRAEDDRWRQLADRRQEAMLRLLEHQTDMLERMVELQERQQEQRPPLQPLCNQQPSSPSSIASSPRRPRTRWGGPPSTQSLHPR